A window of the Polypterus senegalus isolate Bchr_013 chromosome 4, ASM1683550v1, whole genome shotgun sequence genome harbors these coding sequences:
- the LOC120528785 gene encoding ribonuclease H-like, producing MAGAVIYEDPEDIPPVVPVVESPFKEAPAYSHLTPVQQENSWFTDGSATVEGGTRLWRAVAYQPHTETILKQQGKGKSSQWAELIAFAMALTENQSFPVVVYTDSWAVFQGLTVWITMWRRAAWTIHGRELWGGTELWEQLWTMGTRGETLIGHVDAHAPLISLERLYDQQAELIAAVREINLEEAYTENEDLKVGS from the exons ATGGCCGGAGCTGTGATTTATGAAGATCCAGAGGACATACCACCTGTTGTGCCTGTAGTGGAGTCGCCCTTTAAAGAAGCACCAGCATACAGTCATTTGACACCAGTGCAACAGGAGAACAGCTGGTTCACAGACGGGTCAGCAACCGTAGAAGGAGGTACAAggctttggagagcagtggcttatcAACCTCACACTGAGACCATCCTGAAGCAACAGGGGAAAGGTAAATCAAGCCAATGGGCTGAACTTATTGCCTTCGCTATggcattaacagaaaatcaaagcTTCCCTGTTGTTGTTTATACTGATAGCTGGGCAGTTTTTCAAGGACTAACAGTGTGGATCACAATGTGGAGAAGGGCTGCTTGGACTATTCATGGGAGAGAACTTTGGggtggcacagaactgtgggagcAGCTTTGGACAATGGGCACAAGAGGGGAAACTCTCATTGGTCATGTAGATGCCCATGCCCCTCTGATATCCCTTGAAAGGCTTTATGACCAACAAGCTGAATTAATAGCTGCTGTTCGAGAAATCAACCTGGAAGAAGCCTATACAGAGAATGAAGACCT CAAGGTGGGCTCATGA